A genome region from Choloepus didactylus isolate mChoDid1 chromosome 12, mChoDid1.pri, whole genome shotgun sequence includes the following:
- the TMEM272 gene encoding transmembrane protein 272 — protein MPGPSAPSAPSAPGPRVGWGPSGDSGPRSRGAGTRAPSSLLLGPRSPADPGPGVTAPSQVDEMPPPPPTTMDKGLHGPGSAGSRGAAPRSLRGPSAAPSRPAERCKGMELGGDPAAPPRGEARAAARLQERRQEGSAGEGLQWGETRTPGAPGDHPGTALSACLASISSTACFVFVLFAFLVLPLSMTFHRMKFLEDCPIQPLIPMYLLVGRSLVSLLLCDSTRVRRLLSKAVVIDDDDDDEYPWRQNAHKYYLHLLLSLFLFLWLILGNYWIFSVFLPDFIPPFQQPQNYCDKTLYLFVVGVLMLSHAMLGLLVLCRGCVYPCSRWGSAADED, from the exons ATGCCCGGACCCTCCGCGCCCTCCGCCCCTTCGGCCCCGGGCCCGCGGGTGGGCTGGGGGCCCTCAGGGGACTCGGGGCCCAGGAGCAGGGGCGCGGGGACTCGCGCTCCGTCCTCCCTTCTGCTCGGGCCACGGAGCCCTGCAGATCCCGGACCTGGGGTGACCGCCCCGTCCCAAGTGGACGAGATGCCGCCACCTCCTCCCACAACGATGGACAAAGGCCTCCACGGGCCTGGAAG CGCTGGGTCCCGCGGCGCCGCCCCGCGAAGCCTCCGGGGTCCCTCTGCTGCCCCCTCGCGGCCGGCCGAGCGCTGCAAGGGGATGGAGCTGGGGGGCGACCCAGCCGCTCCTCCGCGGGGAGAGGCACGCGCGGCTGCCAGGCTGCAGGAGCGACGCCAGGAAGGAAGCGCTGGAGAGGGGCTGCAGTGGGGTGAGACCCGCACCCCGGGAGCCCCTGGAGACCATCCCGGGACAGCTCTCTCTGCGTGTCTTGCATCCATCAGCTCGACAG CCTGCTTCGTTTTTGTGCTCTTTGCTTTCCTGGTGCTGCCACTGTCCATGACCTTTCACA GAATGAAGTTTTTGGAGGACTGCCCCATACAGCCCCTCATTCCTATGTATTTGCTAGTGGGCAGATCGTTG gtgTCCCTTCTGCTGTGCGACTCCACCAGGGTGCGGCGGCTGCTGTCCAAAGCGGTGGTGATCGATGACGATGACGATGACGAATATCCCTGGAGGCAGAATGCCCACAAATActacctccacctcctcctcagcctcttcctcttcctctggcTCATCCTGGGAAATTACTGGATCTTTTCAGTTTTCCTGCCTGATTTCATCCCCCCTTTCCAGCAGCCTCAAAATTACTGCGATAAAACCCTGTACCTGTTCGTGGTGGGGGTCCTGATGCTCAGCCACGCCATGCTGGGCTTGCTGGTCCTGTGCAGGGGCTGCGTCTACCCGTGCTCCAGGTGGGGCTCGGCTGCCGACGAGGACTGA
- the CCDC70 gene encoding coiled-coil domain-containing protein 70 yields MATPPFWLKMFLLKKGKWMGLACLWSLVVSSPMINKNKVIHRLQEEKAFQDETKIFHEKREDFMEEKWAFRGKILGFSKEERPCWEEEETWKQEKAFWEMEKSFWEEEKAFWRKYHTFLKEDGAFWKEENALWARDQNLLLEVKALWETEKALWIIKLVINHQDLPVKIPRERRQRARRKAERGL; encoded by the exons ATGGCCACCCCACCATTCTGGCTGAAGATGTTTCTCTTGAAGAAGGGCAAATGGATGGGGCTTGCTTGTCTCTGGTCACTGGTAGTTTCCTCTCCCATGATTAACAAAAATAAAGTCATCCACAGGTTGCAGGAAGAAAAGGCCTTTCAGGATGAGACGAAAATTTTCcatgagaaaagagaagatttCATGGAAGAGAAGTGGGCTTTCCGAGGCAAGATCTTGGGCTTTTCAAAAGAGGAGAGACCTTGCTGGGAAGAAGAGGAAACCTGGAAACAGGAAAAAGCTTTCTGGGAAATGGAAAAATCTTTCTGGGAAGAAGAGAaagcattttggagaaaataCCACACCTTCTTGAAGGAAGATGGGGCTTTCTGGAAAGAGGAAAATGCCCTATGGGCAAGAGACCAGAACCTTCTCCTGGAGGTCAAGGCCCTGTGGGAGACAGAAAAAGCCCTGTGGATAATAAA ACTTGTGATCAATCATCAAGACCTGCCAGTTAAGATCCCTAGGGAGAGGCGGCAGCGCGCGCGGCGGAAAGCGGAGCGCGGCCTGTGA